Proteins from one Bacteroides mediterraneensis genomic window:
- a CDS encoding RagB/SusD family nutrient uptake outer membrane protein — protein sequence MKKINILLALAFSFGLTGCYDLDKMPEGVLSTADPFQSVGEIRNYVDRYYESGLIGQGFMAGGGGGIAGQDYDSDNMSSMAANTRLMGQTALSNAVELSNYTYIRDINYLLNNIENCPEKGSVEYNQLKGEALYFRAWYYYRMFIDYGELAWVDKPLNPNLEEMMLPRESRTFIVDKILEDLGNARDLMGEQNNSSSMRLHRDVARALISEVALFEATWERYHYAKEKDKSEKFYDYTLSEADLNAKIESYLETAIKACQEVEARGVWKIYNTGDISSDYRKLFDTPDLTTNPEILWFKMYDGDKVGNSVTRYLNTGGGNIGICASLVDDYLSRDGRPLLGNELLELKKNYPDELNPANRDPRLAQTVAFPGQRMKPERDGNPYILQWPSLAGDGTAFGTNLTGYVMLKHVEIDCAGDYISEYKGTTPAIQFRYADILLNHAEALAEQNGEANAAEIKRVLQPLRARAGMPDVDFDREYNTDASYPFKNLNKYVQAVRRERRVETALEGKRLKDILRWAAAEELIIGKVPMGALFVGSNLPQHYGSELKYDLASDNNLFLTGNPGDALRYILPVPPSSMPEGWQFKSNRDYLQPIQENMLNVMDGLWKQNPGW from the coding sequence ATGAAAAAAATAAATATACTTTTAGCGTTGGCTTTTTCCTTTGGATTGACCGGATGTTATGATTTGGATAAGATGCCGGAAGGGGTACTTTCTACGGCAGACCCGTTTCAGAGTGTGGGCGAAATAAGAAATTATGTAGACCGTTATTATGAAAGTGGCTTGATAGGGCAAGGATTCATGGCCGGTGGCGGCGGTGGTATCGCGGGTCAGGATTATGACAGTGACAACATGAGCAGTATGGCGGCTAACACACGATTGATGGGGCAAACCGCATTAAGCAATGCTGTTGAATTGTCAAACTATACCTATATCAGGGATATAAACTATCTGCTTAATAATATCGAAAATTGCCCCGAGAAGGGTAGTGTGGAATATAACCAACTCAAGGGAGAAGCGTTGTACTTCCGTGCATGGTATTATTATAGAATGTTTATTGATTATGGAGAACTGGCATGGGTAGATAAACCTTTGAATCCGAATCTGGAGGAAATGATGCTGCCACGGGAAAGCCGTACGTTCATTGTCGACAAGATTCTTGAGGATTTGGGTAATGCCAGAGATTTGATGGGTGAACAGAATAACTCATCTTCCATGAGACTCCATCGGGATGTGGCTCGTGCATTGATCAGTGAAGTAGCCTTGTTTGAAGCTACGTGGGAACGCTATCATTATGCAAAAGAAAAGGATAAATCTGAAAAATTCTATGATTATACTTTGAGTGAAGCTGATTTGAATGCGAAGATTGAAAGTTATCTTGAAACGGCAATCAAAGCTTGTCAGGAAGTGGAAGCGCGAGGCGTTTGGAAGATTTATAATACGGGAGATATCAGTAGTGACTATCGTAAGCTTTTTGATACCCCGGATCTTACGACCAATCCGGAAATCTTGTGGTTTAAAATGTACGATGGTGACAAGGTAGGAAACAGTGTGACCCGTTATTTGAATACAGGAGGTGGAAATATTGGTATATGTGCTTCGCTGGTAGACGATTATTTGTCGAGAGATGGCAGACCCTTATTGGGCAATGAGTTGCTGGAGTTGAAGAAAAACTATCCTGATGAACTGAATCCGGCTAACCGTGACCCGCGATTGGCTCAAACAGTAGCATTTCCTGGTCAACGCATGAAACCGGAAAGGGATGGTAATCCATATATACTTCAGTGGCCCTCATTGGCTGGAGATGGTACAGCGTTTGGAACAAATCTTACAGGTTATGTGATGCTCAAACATGTAGAAATAGACTGTGCAGGAGATTATATCAGTGAATACAAAGGAACGACTCCGGCTATCCAGTTCCGTTATGCAGACATCCTGTTGAATCATGCGGAAGCTTTGGCTGAGCAGAACGGTGAGGCTAACGCTGCTGAAATTAAGAGAGTGTTGCAGCCATTGCGTGCTCGTGCCGGGATGCCTGACGTAGATTTTGACAGGGAGTATAACACAGACGCAAGTTATCCTTTCAAGAATTTGAACAAATATGTGCAGGCTGTTCGTCGTGAAAGAAGAGTTGAAACTGCTTTGGAGGGAAAACGGTTGAAAGATATCTTGCGCTGGGCTGCAGCTGAGGAACTTATTATAGGTAAGGTTCCCATGGGGGCATTGTTTGTTGGTAGTAATTTGCCACAGCATTATGGTTCAGAACTGAAATACGATTTGGCAAGTGACAATAACCTGTTCCTGACGGGAAATCCGGGAGATGCCCTTCGTTATATTTTGCCAGTACCTCCTTCTTCAATGCCGGAGGGATGGCAGTTTAAGTCTAACAGAGATTATCTGCAACCTATCCAGGAGAATATGTTGAATGTGATGGATGGATTATGGAAACAAAATCCTGGATGGTAA
- a CDS encoding TonB-dependent receptor — MRVSQQENQCKGVVLDESGESVIGASVLVKGTSNGTITDLDGNFSIPNVKKGDVIVISFVGYKNVEAVWNGTDLRITLKSNTEELDEIVVVGYGVQKKVNLTGAVSSVKGDAFETRPIADATQGLQGMVPGLTVSNNSSGRPGATGTLTLRGQGNLSGNASPYILVDGVEMELSDVNPNDIENISVLKDAAACSIYGARAAYGVILVTTKKGKEGKMRANYQGSVGWSTPTVLPDMVNSLDFVKFWNDGVNNAGAGNRAYSAEKIAQLEQYMRDPSSMNPWADLKPGQSLNAAFENSELGLGNTDYFDLHYKNFSFKQSHNLSFSGGNKKAQYYVSAGYYNEDGILRYADMDYARYTVNANITSELTKWMKLKFNAKYMHSDNKTPFNQGTVNGVSLDGGLSEGFYHSLARFRPTVSPIDPNGHFTELSMVPYLQSGTYTDTQNDRFNFTTGLEFQPVKNWFIFFDYTYKQENMEYEALNVAPYIYEQDGVTLTKVARSELGVSADGQFTRAYANTRYQSINLYTNYMFSLADKHNFTVMAGYQEENNDFSWMKNSITGLYSTANPNVSMGTGDKIVVDTRNGWATRGFFGRINYDFDGKYLVEVNGRYDGSSRFASHSRWGFFPSVSLGWNIHREKFMQKAEGFLSNLKLRASYGLLGNQANAALYTFASTMSINGSLGNYIFSDGRHMYTNPPAVVNPNTTWEKVESKNIGLDFGFFGNALTGTLDIFQRDTKDMLGPGYEFPDMFGASAPQENNANLRDRGWELSLNYRGKIGSDIDYSIGGSVSDAVTKVMQYSSEESNPANTWYTGKTYGEIWGYRTDGLIQTQEEADAYNKAYDMTYFSGKLWEPGDVKYVDLDGKVGEDGRKIIDRGSNLLGNMGDMTVIGNTTPRYQYTVNGSISWKGLSLSLMFQGVGKRDWNPSGVYFWGFSSFAQVTVFKEHMDYWRPDNPGAYYPKPYINSAGGVAPFQNKNIQPTDRYLQNAAYCRLKNLTLSYTLPDVWVKKLALQKVQVFFSGENLLTFTKLKGMFDPEAIFTSNTYTSEGGKNYPMNKVLSVGLIVNL; from the coding sequence ATGCGTGTGTCTCAACAGGAAAATCAGTGTAAAGGAGTTGTTTTGGATGAAAGCGGTGAAAGTGTGATAGGTGCGTCGGTTTTGGTGAAAGGGACTTCCAATGGAACCATTACCGATTTGGATGGCAACTTTTCTATTCCAAATGTGAAAAAAGGAGATGTGATTGTCATTTCTTTTGTCGGTTATAAGAATGTGGAAGCTGTATGGAATGGTACAGACCTTAGAATTACCTTAAAAAGTAATACGGAAGAACTTGATGAAATTGTTGTAGTAGGTTACGGTGTGCAGAAAAAGGTCAACCTTACTGGTGCTGTTTCTTCTGTAAAAGGTGACGCCTTTGAAACTCGTCCTATAGCAGATGCCACACAAGGTTTACAAGGTATGGTGCCGGGCTTGACGGTAAGTAATAATAGTTCCGGCAGACCGGGTGCTACAGGTACGTTGACTTTACGTGGTCAGGGAAATCTGTCTGGAAATGCTTCTCCGTATATTTTGGTGGATGGAGTAGAAATGGAATTGTCTGATGTAAATCCCAATGATATAGAAAACATTTCTGTATTAAAAGATGCGGCAGCTTGTTCTATATATGGAGCTCGTGCAGCTTATGGTGTGATTCTCGTTACTACCAAAAAAGGTAAAGAAGGAAAAATGCGCGCCAATTATCAAGGGAGTGTAGGATGGAGTACCCCTACTGTGTTGCCTGATATGGTGAATTCACTTGATTTTGTGAAATTCTGGAATGATGGAGTCAATAATGCCGGTGCGGGGAATAGAGCTTATTCTGCAGAAAAGATAGCTCAGTTGGAGCAATATATGAGAGATCCTTCAAGTATGAATCCGTGGGCTGATTTGAAACCCGGCCAATCGCTGAATGCGGCCTTTGAGAACTCTGAACTTGGTTTGGGTAACACGGATTATTTTGATTTGCATTACAAGAATTTCAGTTTCAAGCAAAGTCACAATTTAAGTTTCAGTGGTGGCAATAAGAAGGCTCAGTATTATGTTTCTGCGGGTTATTATAATGAAGATGGCATATTGAGGTATGCAGATATGGATTATGCCCGTTATACGGTGAATGCAAATATTACGTCAGAACTGACCAAATGGATGAAATTGAAGTTTAATGCTAAATACATGCATTCGGACAATAAAACGCCATTCAATCAGGGAACAGTTAATGGAGTATCTCTTGACGGAGGTCTGTCGGAAGGTTTTTATCATAGCTTGGCACGTTTCCGTCCTACAGTGTCTCCAATAGATCCAAATGGACATTTTACAGAATTGTCAATGGTGCCTTATTTGCAAAGTGGAACATATACCGATACACAGAATGACCGTTTCAATTTTACTACAGGACTGGAGTTCCAGCCAGTCAAGAATTGGTTTATTTTCTTTGATTATACTTATAAACAAGAGAATATGGAGTATGAGGCTTTAAATGTAGCTCCATATATTTATGAACAAGATGGTGTGACGTTGACTAAGGTGGCGCGTTCTGAATTGGGTGTATCGGCTGACGGTCAGTTTACGCGTGCGTATGCCAATACAAGATATCAGAGTATCAATCTTTATACCAACTACATGTTTTCATTGGCTGATAAGCATAACTTTACAGTTATGGCTGGTTACCAGGAAGAAAACAATGATTTTAGCTGGATGAAGAATTCGATTACCGGGCTGTATTCTACAGCTAATCCAAATGTCAGTATGGGTACGGGTGATAAGATTGTGGTTGATACACGTAATGGGTGGGCCACACGAGGATTCTTCGGTCGTATCAATTATGATTTTGACGGGAAATATCTTGTGGAAGTGAACGGACGTTATGACGGTTCTTCACGTTTTGCCAGTCACAGCAGATGGGGTTTTTTCCCTTCTGTATCATTGGGATGGAATATTCATCGTGAAAAATTCATGCAGAAGGCTGAAGGATTCTTGTCAAATCTGAAACTGAGAGCTTCTTACGGATTATTGGGAAATCAAGCCAATGCGGCATTGTATACGTTTGCTTCTACAATGAGTATCAATGGTAGTCTGGGCAACTATATATTTAGCGATGGCCGTCACATGTACACGAATCCTCCGGCCGTAGTAAATCCCAATACTACATGGGAGAAGGTGGAAAGTAAGAATATCGGTCTTGACTTTGGTTTCTTTGGCAATGCCTTGACGGGTACTTTGGATATTTTCCAGCGAGATACGAAAGATATGTTGGGACCTGGGTATGAGTTTCCGGATATGTTTGGTGCATCAGCTCCTCAGGAAAACAACGCCAATTTGCGTGACAGAGGATGGGAACTATCGTTGAACTATAGAGGTAAGATTGGTAGTGATATTGATTATAGTATTGGTGGATCTGTTTCGGATGCAGTGACTAAAGTTATGCAATATTCGTCAGAAGAAAGTAATCCCGCAAACACTTGGTATACAGGTAAAACCTACGGAGAAATATGGGGGTATCGTACGGATGGACTGATACAGACGCAAGAAGAAGCCGATGCATATAATAAAGCGTATGACATGACTTACTTTAGTGGAAAACTTTGGGAGCCAGGAGATGTGAAATATGTGGATCTTGATGGAAAAGTAGGTGAAGATGGAAGAAAAATTATAGACCGTGGAAGTAACTTGTTGGGTAATATGGGTGATATGACGGTCATCGGTAACACTACTCCTCGTTATCAATATACCGTAAATGGGTCAATCAGCTGGAAAGGATTGAGTTTGAGTTTGATGTTCCAGGGAGTAGGCAAACGTGATTGGAATCCGAGCGGAGTGTATTTCTGGGGCTTCAGCTCTTTTGCACAGGTTACCGTGTTCAAGGAACACATGGACTATTGGCGTCCGGATAATCCGGGTGCTTATTATCCGAAACCTTATATTAATAGTGCAGGTGGAGTAGCACCTTTCCAGAATAAGAATATACAGCCGACCGACCGTTATTTGCAGAATGCAGCATATTGCAGATTGAAGAACCTTACATTGAGTTATACATTGCCTGATGTATGGGTGAAGAAATTGGCTTTGCAGAAAGTACAGGTGTTCTTCTCTGGCGAAAATTTGTTGACTTTCACCAAACTGAAGGGTATGTTTGATCCGGAAGCTATATTTACTTCCAATACCTATACTTCAGAAGGAGGTAAGAACTATCCGATGAACAAGGTTTTGTCTGTAGGTCTGATTGTTAACTTATAA